The sequence below is a genomic window from Peromyscus maniculatus bairdii isolate BWxNUB_F1_BW_parent chromosome 17, HU_Pman_BW_mat_3.1, whole genome shotgun sequence.
acctttatcatgaaggggtgttgattTTGTCTAAGGCTtattcagcatctaatgagatgatcatttttttttcttccagtttgtttatatggtgggttacattgacagattttcatatgttgaaccatccctgcatctctgggatgaagcctacttgagcacggtggataatttttttatgtgttttggatttggtttgccattattttattaagtgtttttgcatcaattttcatgagggagaatggtctgtaattctctttcctagttgtgtcttgggtatcagggtaactgtagcttcataaaaagttttgtttggcaatgttccttctgtttccattgtgtggaacaatttgaagagtattggtattagctcttctttgaaattttagtAGAATTCTGTGATGAAACTATCtggttggaagacttttgatgactgttctatttccttaggggttataggtctatttaaattgtttatctgatcttgatttaattttggtaagtggtatccatccagaaaaattgtccattttttattacattttccaatttagtggagtagaggttttcgaaGTGTGACCTGatgatgattctctagatttcctcggTGTCTGTTTGTTATGttgcccttttcatttctgattttgttgatttggatattcCTTTTctaccttttggttagtttggataagggcttgtctatcttgattgtctcaaagaaccaactctttgtttcattgattctctgtattgtttttgtttctcttttattgatttcatccctcaatgtgattatttcctgtcatctgctCCTCCCGCATAGCTTGCTCCTTTTTGTTCTAGCTTTCAGCTGTTCTGTTCagtcgctagtgtgagatttctccattttctttatgtaggcactttgtgctatgaattttcctcttaacactaCTTTCAAAGTGTCccttaagtttgggtatgttatgcattcattttcattgaattgtaaaaagtctttgatttctttatttatttcttccttgacccagtgatggtttgttgagcattgttcagtttccatgagtttgtaggtttcctgcaattttttttttttcgagacagggtttctctgtgtagctttgcgcctttcctggaactcacttggtagcccaggctggcctcgaactcacagagatctgcctggctctgcctcccgagtgctgggattaaaggcgtgcgccaccaccgcccggtggttTCCTgcaatttttgttattgttgaattcTAAATtaaagccatggtggtctgataagattcAGGGGcttattccattttctttctttctttattttttattttttatttttggtatctgttgagatttgctttgttacCAAGTATGAGGTCCATTTTGAGGAgtttccatgaggtgctgagaagaaggtatattcttttgtgtttaggtgaaatgttctagagatatctgttaggtccacttGATGATAACATCTGTTAGAGTCCttatttctgttaagtttctgtctgtcaGACCTgcccagtggtgagagtggggtgttgaagtatcccactattagtgtgtggggtgtgatgtgtgatttaagctctcatattttttttaaacaaatgtaggCGCCCTTGTACTTGGGGCATAAATGACTTCCTCttgatgaatttttcctttgatgaatatgaaatgtccttctccatctcttttgattaattttaatttgaagtctattttgttagacattagaacagctacaccagcttgtttcttaggaccatttgattggaaagaaaatcttttcccaattACTCTGAGGTAATTTCttgtctttgagtttgagatgtgtttcttgtatgcaacagaaggatggaacCTGGTTTCATACCCATTctgttaacctgtgtctttttataggagaattgagtccattgatattatgAAATATTActgatcagtgattgttaattcctgttgtttttggttttgttggtgatGGTTGTagtctgtgtgtgtttcccttctttgggatttgctgttGTATGGTTATCTATTTTACTTGTTCATGGGTGCAAATAACTTCCTTTGGTTGGAGTTGTTCTTCTAGTACTTtgtgtagggctggatttgtggatacatattgttgaaattttgttttgtcatagaatatcttttttctccatctatggtgattgagagctTTGCTGGATAcagtaatctgggctggcatccatgatctcttagtgtctgcagaatgtctgtccaggaccttctgacttttagagtttccattgagaagtccgGTGTAATTTTGATAGGTCTCCCTTCATAGGTtacttgtcctttttcctttgctgctcttaatattctttctttattctgtatgtttagtgttttgattattatgtggtgaggggactttttggtgttctgtaagcttcttttttttttttttttggtttttcaagacagagtttttctgtgtatctttgggcctttcctggatctcgctctgtagaccaggctgacctctaactcacaaagacccacctgactctgcctcccaagtgctgggatcaagatcaaaggtgtgtgcaaccaccacctgatctgtaagcttcttgtatcttcataggcatgcctttttattttcaggttggcaaagttttcttctatgattttgttgaatatacttTCTGTGCTTTTAAACTGGaattctcctttttctatccctgttattcttagatttggtattttcatgtcccagatttcctggatgttttatgttaacAATTTGCtggatttaaatttttctttgaccaatgatcTATTTCCTGTATCATATACTCAAtgcctgagagtctctcttccatctcttgtttaTACTTGcctctctgtagttcctgttcatttactcagattttctatttccagcattccctcagtttgtgttttctttactgcctctatttcaattttcaagtcttgaactgtttctttcatatgtttgattgctttttctttggtttcttggGTTTCTTTAAAGGATTCAATGACttcttccaattttgtgtttgtcttttcctccatttcttcaaggggatttttcatttcctccttaagggcctctatcatcttcataaatttatttttaagatagtttTCTTCTGGTTCATCTGCACTGGGAGGTTCAGGTCCTGCTGTTGCAAGCCACTATTTCTAGCAGTGTCGTATCGCTCTTTATGTTGTGGAATGTGTTTTTACACTGCTGTCTACACATTTCTCCCTCCAATCCATACAGGTGGAGCCCAGGCCTCTAGGAGTCCCTGTTCCTCCTATCAGTCCATGTGGGGCCTGTGGCTCCGGTGGTCACTCTTCTTCCCATTCAGTGCAGGAGGGGCATGTGGGTTCCCTCGTTGGTGCCACAGGGGTAATTGGCAAGTGGGCAGGGGAAGATGCTGCTGCTGAGTCTCTAGGAATCTTCTTCCCAATCAGTGTGGGTGGGGCCTGTGGCTCCAGCTCCAGTGGTCACTGGTGCCTTGAGGAATAGTTGACCAGGGAGGGAGGCGACTGCTGCCCAGACTCTGGGGCTGCACTGGGTGCAGAGAGGGGCATGGTATGTGCCCCAGGGACAAGGGGCTAGAGGACTCAGCTGTCCAGCTTGGAGTTCAGGGCCTTATCTCTTCTTCCCTgatcttaaacattttaaagtagttatagtgatttgtatttttttcctttaagaagctcatttttaaaagctggattggttatttctttattgtttatgtatttgtacCTGAGAGTGtgttatatgtgcatgtggatgtacatgcatgtgtgttgagctatgtatatgtgtgtgcatgtgtatgcatttatgtggAGGGGAGCCAAAAGTTGATGTTTGTTATCTTCCTTAATCACTCATCCACCCAccatgttttttgagataagctcTCTCAGTGGACTTGGAGCTCATCTGTTCAGTTAGGGGAGCTGACCAGTGAGCTTAAAGGGTTCACCTGCTTCTACATCTGCTCCAAGTTTTGGGGttataggtatatgccaccatgcttggctccttatatggatgctggggatcagcGCTCACATCTTTATGCTTGGAGGGCAGGCACTTTACAGGCTGAGCCATCACCTAAGTCCCTGtgtgtttttgatattagcctTCTATCATGTTCTATCTGGTAaagatgtttgtgtgtttgtgccatTCTAGAAGCTTTCTCCAGTGATTGGCATGCTTCCTTTACTGTTCAAAAGCATCAGGGAACACAGCATATTGGTGATGAATGTTTTTGAGGAAACTACCAGTATGGAATGAGGCAGTGAATCCATCCTCAAacacatccaccaccaccaccaccaccaccaacaacaacaacacaaccacCACAGCATACCTCATTCTGGACAGAAAAGAGACAGGGAACACAAGAGGGATGAATCATCCAGAATggtatcaagaaaataaataagaggaaTGTTGGGTAAGgatgaaacaaaggaaaaatgttaTTCATTGGTGATAGAAGTTTAAACTGGTATATCCTTTATGAAAATCATTGTGGATGTTCTTCAAAAACCTAAACAATGGAGCTACAATATAAAACCCAGCTATACTACACTTGGACATCTATCAAAAGGACTATATATCCTACTACAGCAATACTTGACATCCTTGTTTATTACTGCTGTACTTTTGGATACAGGGAGTCACTATGtatctctagctgtcctggaactcactatgtagacaaggctggtctcagactcatagagatccagctgtctctgcctcctgaggactgggattaaaggtgagctcCACTAAGTCTGGCTGCTGCTGCATTCTTAATAGCAAAGACATTGGATCATTCTTAATGTCAATcgacagataaatagataatgataatgtaatatatgtgtatatgcaatgtaatttttctacaaagaaaaatgaatttagggaattgaatggaactggaaaaacaTATGACATGAGGTAATCAAGGCTCAAAAAAACCCCACCTATGTTCTCTCCCTCATATGCATATCTTAGCttctaatttttatgtatatttagtGTGAAAACATGAGGAAAATACAAAGAGCCCCATGAATTCTGACTTTAAAtaattgattctttaaaaaaaaatttttaaatagccCAAAATAGCTAAATAGTATCGATGCTTTGCTGCTCAAACATTTCGTGTCTCCCCAATAAGAATACCCCAAACCATGTGCTAATCAACCCAGTTCACTTTATTAGAAGAACCTTAAATAGAATAGATGTCTTTTGATTTCAAAGCTAAGCAACATTGGGcttggttagtacttggatgggagccTTAGTCCAAAAGAGCAACATGTCCCTAAGTTATTTTCTAGGCCCCATCCATTACTATTACactgacaaagaaaacaaaatgaattttctGGGGATATCCAAGCCATAATCAGGATAGAAATGTTTAATAGTGTCAAGGTAATTGTATAAAGATAGCCAATTAGTATCCATGTAGACACAATTTTACTCTAGTTCTTCTGTTAGAAAAACATAGCAAGAAGCCAGATTCCCCAATTCAGTGATCGATGCCCAAGGTCAGAGGTGAGCTGAAGTCCATCATGGACCAGCTCTCCTTCAGTCTTCTGTCCCACTGTTCATATGTGGGCCTGCAGACTTTCATTGGGTTTGTAGATGACTACATTCCACAGTTTTGAAGGGGTGTGAGGATTAGCATCTACAATCTACAGGGGATCCTTCTACTCCCTACCTTCTTGCCAAATTCAAGTTCACAATCAATGAAGTGTCCTAACAGAGACTCTGTGTATCCTTGAGACAAGCCCCTTTCATGTCCTGTGTTCACTTGCAATGAGATGATGAAGCTATTGAATTTAGAAATTTCAGAAGGCCCCATAAAGCCTTCCAATTCATCAACTATTACTTGGAAATGGTGGTACATGATGCTAATGATAATTGCCATGACAACTAATAATGCCCTGCTCATGAGTTTGTTACTGTATCACAGCAAAATATCTGGGTTTCGCTTTTCTCTCAGAGGAGATCTTTACATGGACTATGCCAGATGCCATGGGGGTACCGAGTAGGCACTGTTGAACAAAGGCAGGCTGTGCTTGCTCTGGGCATTTCAGATTGCTCTCATTGTTTGACATTTCCCTTGATCCAGTTCTTCTCACCACCACAGAGATCTGACCTTTtattacatgatttttaaaacttaatttgcgccgggcgttggtggcgcacgcctttaatcccagcactcgggaggcagaggcaggtggatctctgtgagttcgaggccagcctgggctaccaagtgagctccaggaaaggcgcaaagctacacagagaaaccctgtctcgaaaaaacaaaacaaaacaaaaaaaaaaaaaacttaatttgcattACTGCTGTTATTTCCACAGAAAAGATGACAGTGAGTCCTTATTATACATAGTCTACACAGAATTTTAAGAACTATAGTCTTcttgaatataattttatatgcctgtatgtgtatgtatgtgttgcatGCATAGGCATGTTTGTATGTGAACCTATGCAACTTGGTGGAAGTGCACATTGCCCATTTGTGAGCATGTTcatgtggagacaggaaaacGACCTCTGGTGACACCATCAGAAACTCTGTCCACCTCCTTGAAGACAAGAACTCTTGCGCTGGAGTTCACCAATTAGGATAGAATGGCCACTGAGTGAACCCAGGAGCCTCCCTGTGTCTCCCTGCCCAGAGCTAGGACTACAGGCACCcagcaccaccacagctggccttCTACCATGGATTCTAGAGAACTCAAGTTCTCATAGTTGTGAGACTGAGCTTTATAGCACTGCATCCTATATTACAAACAGAAGTGTAAGGAGTTCAATTGCTTACCTTCTGCTAAGAGACCTTAAGAAATTCTACTTAACTACATAGCAAAATTCTGAGGAAAGAATATGaacaagtgaaaattaaaaaaaaaaaaaacttctgatgTGTGACTCCCTCCTGTGTTCTGTGTTGTACAAGGGATGTTCTATGTCACTCCACATGCTCCTGAGGTACCCACACATCGTAAACTACAGGGTGTATGCACCACCTCTAGACTGGAGATCACCATGAAGAGAATGAGGATATTCAGCCCAGAGTTTGGGAATGAGCTCCCTGATTGAGGGACCCCGGTGTCTGAAGAGGGTTTTGGTAACTTGGTGTTGGACCCTTGTGATTCAGGAAATGTTCAAAGACCCaggtctcagcacttgggaggtaggttGTCCAGTAGTTGTTTTGTATCTCTGGGGCTTACAGCGCTGTTGCTCCAGAGAGCTAGTAGCAACCAACCACTGTCTACTCCATGAGCCACAGTGTGAGGTAGCATGAAGTGAAAAACATCAGCTAAGTGTTAGCAATAGACTTTTATTGATTACTGAGGTTTGAATCCTGAAATACTAAACATCTCAATGGTTTTGTTCCTGCAAATTCTTAAATAAGCAGTGCCTCAAGGGCCATGGTCACACATGGAAAGACATGGGAATGTTTTGAAGATTTGTTGTGACTTTTGGAATTACGAGCTTTTGCTAGCAGTGCTGATATCACTggactcttcttcctcttctgaagaggaaacacttGGTTCTTCCCTTTTATgtgacattacatatttattccgaagacaaatgaacacaaagaatggaaaaataacaaGAACCGGAATAATGCTCACCCAGTTATTTTTCTTGGATTTCATATTTTTTGGAGGTGGAGGTGCAGTTGAAGGTGGAGGTGGAGATGCagttggaggtggaggtggagatgcagttggaggtggaggtggagatgCAGGTGGAGATGCAGGTGGAGTTGGAGGTCGAGGTGGAGGTGCAGGGCCACTGTCCACACTCCCCCCAAAGCCATGGGCCAGGCAAAATGGTGGCTTCCAACCAGAGTTGCAATGGCAGTGGTCTAAATTGTTACAGACCCCTTGCATATTGCATGTCTCTGGTGAGCAATGACTTACCCAAATCGACTTATTGACACACTTCCTATTAATGCACACGTGCTCTGGACCACAGTCTGTGCCATCTTTCACGAGGCCAATGTCAGGTATTGTCATCCCAAAATGGTAGTCAGTCCCCCAACAGGTGACACCATTGAGGTGTGTCCAGTGAACACTGGAATGGTCTTTCAAAGAAGGAAGAACTTTTACATTCTCACACTGCACTCTCCCACAGAGGATGTCTGAGTCCTTACATCTTAAGTATGTACTCCTGAATAGACCACAGTTGCCAAAACGGTCACCTTGGCTGTTGATTTCCCTGTAGCATCTCTGAGCTGCACTCCTGGCTTCTTTGCCAAAGATCTGCTGACACTGTACATCTCGGTTGTTACATCTCTTTTCATAGCAGTGGCCACCATCTTTACAGGAGCTCCCATCAAGCAAATACACATCCTTAGGGCACTCATGTGAATGTCCATCGCACCATTCTGGAAGGTCACATTCATTCTCCTTTGCTCTGCACACTGTGCCAGATGGCATGATCTGGCAATCTTTGCAGCAAAGCCCAAAAGCACAGGCAGCCCCACGTTTGAGGGTACAGCCCCTCATACAACATGGATCTGCTGTACATTTTTTCCAAGATCCACAATCACACTGCTCTCCATCATCAACCACACCATTCCCACAGGACTTTaatttgtatatacttattggctTTTTTTCCTTGCGCATACAGTAGGCAGTAGCATAGACTTTCCAAAAGTCAGCATAACTACAGTTACTGAAATTGAGGGTGCCACTGTCTGTTGGAGCCATTAAGCATCGTTCCATTCCACAGGTACATGAACCCTCATCATGCAGCATACCCAAATTATGACCCATTTCATGTGCTGtaatttttccaaaatgaaaaagaTTATCTCCAAACAGACGATCAACTCCACAATTATCCCATGGCATACAAACAGTTCCAACAAAGGCTAAACCAAGATACTGTTGAAAATCATGTAGCACAAAAAGATGTGCAATATCATTTTGAATACGATTATTAAGGCTGATAGCTTTCCAAAAACAAAAGTCTGTCAGGAGATCATATATGTTATTCACTGTTATTGGATTTCCTTCATTCCACATCTCAACTCCAAGCAAAACTACCTCAACATCCAGTGTAAGGTAAATTCCATTTATTAAACCAACAATGATCAATATTTCCTGTAACACACGTGACTGATTGCCATTCAGATAACGAATTCGCTCATGGTCAACAACCAGTGCCAGCTCAAGAAAACTCTTGTGGGTCCACCAGCCCTCATAGCCACTTTGCATCAGTGTGGGGTTATCATTCCTATGGAGCTTCATTTGCCTTGCTAGCTCCTCTTCTGTCAATGCACACCTCATGGGGAGTAATTGTGTCTCCTCGCTGTGTATCTTGCgaaccaaatgttcaaatgtgGAAGAAAGGTTCTTGGGCTTGATTTCATATACTGTCCCATTTATCTGTAATATTCCTTGAATGCCTCCAAAACAGGTGGTAAGAGCAACCATGGAGTCTGGGTCTCCATCCATATAGCCATGGTAGTAGCAATCCTTCTGGACAAAAGGCTGGTCCTTGTGTAGAGCACCTTGGTCAGTGTAAGTGAATACAGAGAGCTGTCTTGATATGAAAGCCTTTTTGGCTTTCATGTAGATAAAATGTCTCTGACCCCCAAAGTGCAAGCTATAGGTCAGCCATCCCATAGCCCACATTGTTCTGTTGCCTGTGACCCGTAAGGGTATCACTACTTCTGGGAGGCTGGTGTGTTGAGCTTGCTCAGTCAAGGGCCATGTGGAAAGAAGGATCAACATCTCCAACCAGAGGTGCAGATGAGTTATCCTAATGTGCATCACAGCCTCACCCATAGCCACCATGTCCCATGAGACATCAAAGGAGGATGTGCTTTGTCTTGGCTGCCTGCAGTGCTGACTCTTAATGGTCTGTCTTCTGGCTGAGTTGATGCATTAGAGCAGCAAGACTAAATGACataggaagaagaaggcagacaTAGGAGTAGCTTAGTTATGGGCAGGCGAAGGTAGAAGAGAGAGCCAGGCATGAGATTAAATGGCTCAAGTATTGGTCTAAGGCACAACTCCACATAGTGCATTTGACTTGCTGTTTAATTTTGTTGAAGTACAGTCAAACTATGGGTGTAAGTAAGAATTATAATTTGTCCATGTTGATGCCTTCTATACATACATAGAGAACtcttattttttaacatattGCTTCTTAAATATACCACTTCACATACCTacataaaatattcaatataaaaGGTGTCAATACACAGTGGTCCTATATATCATATTTTAGTGAGTCAATTTTGATGTCTACAGATCAACTTGGAATACAAACAAAGTGTTATTTTCAATTTCCAACAATGAACTTTTGAGTAAATTTTCTCAGGAGATATTTGTAAACACTGCTCACATGATTTTTAATTATCAttaattcacacacatacactcagacaaTCTACAGTAAGTCATTACTTTTTCTATCTTCATTTTAATAAAGTTGAAATATGTCAAAGCATCACTGTTCA
It includes:
- the LOC102916786 gene encoding disintegrin and metalloproteinase domain-containing protein 25-like; this translates as MVAMGEAVMHIRITHLHLWLEMLILLSTWPLTEQAQHTSLPEVVIPLRVTGNRTMWAMGWLTYSLHFGGQRHFIYMKAKKAFISRQLSVFTYTDQGALHKDQPFVQKDCYYHGYMDGDPDSMVALTTCFGGIQGILQINGTVYEIKPKNLSSTFEHLVRKIHSEETQLLPMRCALTEEELARQMKLHRNDNPTLMQSGYEGWWTHKSFLELALVVDHERIRYLNGNQSRVLQEILIIVGLINGIYLTLDVEVVLLGVEMWNEGNPITVNNIYDLLTDFCFWKAISLNNRIQNDIAHLFVLHDFQQYLGLAFVGTVCMPWDNCGVDRLFGDNLFHFGKITAHEMGHNLGMLHDEGSCTCGMERCLMAPTDSGTLNFSNCSYADFWKVYATAYCMRKEKKPISIYKLKSCGNGVVDDGEQCDCGSWKKCTADPCCMRGCTLKRGAACAFGLCCKDCQIMPSGTVCRAKENECDLPEWCDGHSHECPKDVYLLDGSSCKDGGHCYEKRCNNRDVQCQQIFGKEARSAAQRCYREINSQGDRFGNCGLFRSTYLRCKDSDILCGRVQCENVKVLPSLKDHSSVHWTHLNGVTCWGTDYHFGMTIPDIGLVKDGTDCGPEHVCINRKCVNKSIWVSHCSPETCNMQGVCNNLDHCHCNSGWKPPFCLAHGFGGSVDSGPAPPPRPPTPPASPPASPPPPPTASPPPPPTASPPPPSTAPPPPKNMKSKKNNWVSIIPVLVIFPFFVFICLRNKYVMSHKREEPSVSSSEEEEESSDISTASKSS